The Brachyspira hyodysenteriae ATCC 27164 sequence AGCAATGCAGAAGTGCAGGAATAAATATAAAAATGCTTACAGGTGATAATATAGTTACTGCTACTGCGATTGCAAGAGAATTAAAAATACTTAATGAAAATAGTATTGTTCTTGAGGCAAAAGATATTGATGCTATGGATGACAGCACATTAAAACAGAATTTAAGCAAGATATCAGTTATAGCTAGAAGTACTCCTACTGTAAAAATGCGTGTTGTTAATGCTATAAAAGAAATGGGTAATGTTGTTGCTGTTACAGGCGATGGTATTAATGATGCTCCTGCTATTAAGAATGCCGATGTTGGTGTTGCTATGGGTATAACAGGAACTGAAGTATCTAAAGAGGCTAGCGATATAGTTCTTCTTGATGACTCATTTGCTACTATCGTTAAGGCTGTTCAATGGGGAAGAGGAATATACGATAATTTCCAAAGATTTATACAGTTTCAGCTTACTGTTAACTTGGCTTCTGTTGTAGTTGTTCTTATCTCTACATTAACAGGATTTAAATCTCCGTTTTCTGCTATACAGTTATTATGGATAAACATTATTATGGACGGACCTCCTGCTATTGCTTTGGGACTTGAACCTATAAGAGATAATTTGATGAAAAGAATGCCTACAAAAAGAAATGCAAGCATTGTAACTAAAAAAATGATATTCAAAATAGTATTTTCAGCTACTGTTATGATTATATTATTTATGCTTCAAAGTAAGATGAATATATTAAAAGTTGCTGAAGCTGAGCAGTCTACAGTGTTATTTGCTATGTTTGTAATGTTCCAAATATTTAATTCTTTCAACAGTAGAGAATTAGGTTTTGATAGTGTATTTAAATACTTTTTTAATAATAAATTAATGCTTTTAAGTATGGGTATCACTTTTGTATTACAGATATTAGCAACTCAGTATGCCGGAGGATTCTTTAATACAGTACCTTTAAGTTTAAATACTTGGTTAAAAATCGTAGGAATTTCATTTATAGTTATTCTAGCTGCTGAAATTTTTAAAATATTTGCTAGAATGGTTAAGAGATAAATTTTTTACAATAAAAATTGGAATTATTTTTTAAAATAATATATAATAATTCCGAATTTATATATAGTATAAATTTAAAATATAGAGTAGATTTGAAGTATGAATAATATTGCTATTATAGTATTTGTATGTGTATTCATTACACTTTTGCTTATAGTAAAAAAATTTTTATTTGGGAAATCAATAGATAAGATTTCTGATATTGATAAGGTAAATAAGCTTATTAGCGAAGGAAAAAATGATGTTGCCTTATTAAAACTTAAAGAGATTTTAGCTAAAGATAAACCTGGTACAAAAAGGGCAAAAATACATGCCATGATAGGTGATTGCTATGCCAACATGGAAGAATATTCTTTTGCAATAGTAGAATACAGACATGCTATAGATGACGGAGATAAAAATCCGGAAACTATTTTATCATTGGCTAGAGCTTTAAATAAAATTGATAGAAAAGAAGAAGCATTAGCTCAATATCTTACACTTTTTACAATAGACGACTATAAACTTATAGTTTCTTTGGAAATAGGCATAATATACTATGAAAATAAACAATATGATACAGCTATAAAATATTTTGATGAAGCATTAGATGTACAGCCTAATAATTCTGAAGCTTTAAAATATAAGGCTTTTTGTTTTGTTAATATTGGCAATTTCAATGATGCTATATCTGGTATGAATAATATTTATAAGAAGTTTCCTGATGATCCTTTATTAAATTATAATATGGGAAGAGCTTATAGGGGAAGAGAAGATTATAAAACTGCTATAAGATATTATTCTAATTCTTATAAAGATAAAGAATATTCTGTCAGATCATTATATGAAATGGGGCTTTGTTATATAAAATTAGAAAATATTGAATCTGCTATAAAAACTTTGGAAAAAGCTATAAGTTATGACAGCTATGATAAAGAATTAAATTTGGCTATACTTTATACTCTTTCTGAATGTTATGATATAGTTGGTAATATCAATAAATCAATGGAGATATTAGAAAGTGTAATCGTAATGGATCCTAATTATAGAGATGCCAATGAAAAACTTAACAATTATAAAGATTCTAGATATAGTGAAAATATTAAAAAGTTCTTTAAATTAGAGGGTGATGATTTCATTGATATGGCTTTAAAAGTTGTAGCAAGCATAGGACTTATTCCATACTCTTCTAAGATAACTGATAAAAAATATTTAATAGTTTTTGCTAAAGAGAGTAATAGTCCTCATTCTCCTAAAAAGATAATCTATTTTAGGACTTCTTATAGCCCTATATTTAATGATGAGCTTGTACATTTATATGATTATGCTGTTAATGCTAATATTGCTAATACTATGCTTATAACTTGTGCTATGGTTAGTCCTGATGCTATAAGATATGCTGCTATGTCAAGAATTGATATTGTTGGAATAAAGAGACTTGAAAATTTGCTTGATAAATCACAGCTTACAAATTTGCCTGTTGGAGTAACTAGAAGCGAAGAAAAACTAAATTGGATATTGTAAATAAGATAAATTGGTTATAGATATAAACAGCGATAGATGTTATTCATTCTATTGCTGTTTTTATTTTAAATGTTATATTTTAGTAGTTGATTTTTATTTAAAATTAATTCAAAATGATAGAAAATTGTTTATGGGATAGTTGATTGTTAAATGAAAAAGGTACAGGATTTTTATTTTAAAAAGGCAAAAGAAGAAAATTATAAGGCTAGAAGTGTATTTAAACTAGAAGAAGCTCAAAATAAATTTAAATTTATAAAGGCATCAGATAATGTTCTTGATGTAGGCTGTTCTCCAGGATCTTTCAGTCAGTATATGCTCAATAAAATATTGAAAAGCGGTTCTGTAGTGGGTGTTGATATACTTCCTAATTCATTTGCTCATCAAAGATTTACTTTTATATTGGGAGATATAAAGGATATGGATGTTACAACATTCAATAATACTTTATTCGATGTTGTAGTAAGCGATGCTATGCCGAATACTACATCAGACAGAGAAACTAATCATTTCCGTTCTATTTCTTTATGCAGATCTATATTTGATTTAGCTAAAGAAGTATTAAAAGAAAATGGGAATTTTTTTATAAAGGTTTTTGACGGTAAAGATTTGCAGGATTTTAAGAAAGAACTATCTGAATACTTTGATTCTGTAAATGTATTCAAGCCCAAAAGTTCAAGAGATGAGAGCAGGGAAATATTTTTATTTTGTAAAAACTTTAAAAAGTTACGATAATATAAAGGGGGATAATAATGAAAAGAGAATTTGCTTTAGTATTGGAAACTTATGATAATAATGTAGCTAAAGTTGAATTGCAAAGAAGCGCAAGCTGTGATGGATGTACTATATGTAATTCTGGTAAACCTGTTGTTCTTAGAGCATTCAATAATATTAATGCTAATAAAGGGGACAGTGTTGTTATAGAAGTAGAAGAACTAAAAAGGGGTACTAACTTTTTTGTTTATGTAATACCTTTGATTTGTCTTATAGCAGGGTATTTCATTGGAGAGTATATATCTAAATTATCAAATATAGAACATAATTTAGGCCCTATATTTGCTTTTATTGTGTTTTTTATTTATGTTATTTTGGGATTAAGAAAATTAAAAAAGGATAATAAAATAATAGCTAATATAATTTGTAAAAATCAAGTTATAGAAAATTTTAATGAATAATAAGGCTTTATATGAAAAAAATAATATCAACTATAATAGCAATAATAGCAGCATCAATAATAACATATTTGTTCATTTCCAAGGATAAACCTTATGAGGAATTATATACAATAGGAAATGATGCTGTATCGTCTGTTAATAAAGTTACAGGATTAAAAATACATCCTAAGATAGATGATATAGAAGAGGGTGATATAAAAATATTAAATTTTTATGATGTTGATGATGTTCTTAGTTATAGTGTGAAGTACGCAAATTATTTATGGAAAAATGAAGGATATTATATCACAACAAATTATTATTTTGGAAAACAGCCTGATGGAAAAATAGAACTTGCTAAAAACTCAACTGAAAATGGCAGAGTTATAAGAATAAATGTAGAATGCAATACTAATAATTCATTTACAGTTATATTAAGCTTACTTAATGGCAGTTTAATAATGAGAAACACTAATGAAATGAATACTAATAATACTACTAATGAAGTAAATACAGTAAATACAAATAATTAAAAAAATAATGTATATACAAAAAAAGCTGATAACTTAATTAATAAAGTTATCAGCTTTTATTTATAATTAATATTATTATTATATATTATCCATATTGAAATTAAGCCAATATCCTAACTCTTTAAATGATGCTTTTTCTTCATCATTAAATTTTATGTCTGTGTTTTTATATTTTAAAATTATTTTATAAAATATATTTTCAAATGTATTTCTATCTATAGGCATATCATTATTTGATAAAAATTTAATATCTTTAAGTGCATCATATATTGTTTCAGTATTTCCTGTTTCATATAATGTATTCAAAGCATTTTTTATATTATCTCCAATTAGACTTGATATTCCGCTATTTGATATAAATATACCTGCACTTCTTGCATCTTTTAAATCACCGGATACTTCATCATAAGCGTCTCTTCCTCTTTCTATGATTTTTTCTCTTAGTATTGGAGAAGCCATAGCACCCATTATTCTTCTATAGTCATAATCAGGAGTAACGCTGTTTAAATTGAAATATGTGAAAAGTTTTCTATATTCAGGATATATTTCATGCATCAAATGATCTAATTTTTTTATGTCATTTTCAAATAAACTGTCAGCTAATTTATCTCTTATATCTGAATTTAAATCTTTCAAATACATTGTATAAACAGAGCATTTATCTAGTTCATCATAATTTTCTGATATTTGTATTTGATTTTTAAATTCATGATTTTCATTAGATGTATTAACTCTAAAATATATATCTGCTGCTATATTATCTATTAATACACCTTCTATAATATTTTTTTCTATTTTAGTTGATTTTATTTCATGTTTGAAAATATTGATATGAACATCTCTGTATTCACTTGCTATGAGATTAAATATAAAGTAATTAATAACATAAAGTTTTGCAAATACATCAACTTTTGCTTCTTTTTCATAGAAATATTTTGCACTATGATGTTCAGGTTTATTGCTTATTGATTTTTCAAGCATTTTCAAAAATTCTTTTTGAGCTTCATCAACAAAATCAACATTTTTATCTTTTACTAATAATCTAGCATAATGGAAAGATTGTTCAGCATACTGCATATTTTTTATAGGTTCTAGTCTCGATACATCT is a genomic window containing:
- a CDS encoding tetratricopeptide repeat protein, translating into MNNIAIIVFVCVFITLLLIVKKFLFGKSIDKISDIDKVNKLISEGKNDVALLKLKEILAKDKPGTKRAKIHAMIGDCYANMEEYSFAIVEYRHAIDDGDKNPETILSLARALNKIDRKEEALAQYLTLFTIDDYKLIVSLEIGIIYYENKQYDTAIKYFDEALDVQPNNSEALKYKAFCFVNIGNFNDAISGMNNIYKKFPDDPLLNYNMGRAYRGREDYKTAIRYYSNSYKDKEYSVRSLYEMGLCYIKLENIESAIKTLEKAISYDSYDKELNLAILYTLSECYDIVGNINKSMEILESVIVMDPNYRDANEKLNNYKDSRYSENIKKFFKLEGDDFIDMALKVVASIGLIPYSSKITDKKYLIVFAKESNSPHSPKKIIYFRTSYSPIFNDELVHLYDYAVNANIANTMLITCAMVSPDAIRYAAMSRIDIVGIKRLENLLDKSQLTNLPVGVTRSEEKLNWIL
- a CDS encoding SAM-dependent methyltransferase, giving the protein MKKVQDFYFKKAKEENYKARSVFKLEEAQNKFKFIKASDNVLDVGCSPGSFSQYMLNKILKSGSVVGVDILPNSFAHQRFTFILGDIKDMDVTTFNNTLFDVVVSDAMPNTTSDRETNHFRSISLCRSIFDLAKEVLKENGNFFIKVFDGKDLQDFKKELSEYFDSVNVFKPKSSRDESREIFLFCKNFKKLR
- a CDS encoding SoxR reducing system RseC family protein, producing MKREFALVLETYDNNVAKVELQRSASCDGCTICNSGKPVVLRAFNNINANKGDSVVIEVEELKRGTNFFVYVIPLICLIAGYFIGEYISKLSNIEHNLGPIFAFIVFFIYVILGLRKLKKDNKIIANIICKNQVIENFNE